The genomic region GAGCTGATTATTCTGGGTGGCGAGATTGCGCAGGCCAAGCCCTTTGTGGTGCCCGCCATCCAACAAGCCATTACCATCTACTGCATGAAGCAGCTGCGCGAAAACACCCGCATTGTAGTATCGGAGCTAGGCCGCGACGCTATGATTCTGGGCTCCGTGGCCACGGTCATGGAAAACGTATTCGAAACGCATTTGGACTCTGTGTGATTAAAAATTAGCAGCCTTGCTCCGCTTTACCTACCTGCTTACCGCCTTCTTTCAAGTTTTACCGCTCCGTCCCGCAACCTCCAACCGCCTAACAACCCTTCTACCCCCTCACCTACACCGCTTATGGCACGATTAAACCTACTCGAAGAAACTCGTTTTGAGAAGCTGCTGGTAACCGTTTACCCCGATAAGCAGATTGCCTCCGTGAAGGTGGCCGAGCGCATTGCGCGGCTTATCCGGCGCAAGCAGGAGGCCGGCGAGCAGGCCGTGCTAGGCCTGGCCACCGGTGCTACCCCGGTAGGCGTGTACGAGGAGCTGGTGCGCCTGCACAAGGAAGAGGGCCTGAGCTTTCAGAACGTGGTGACCTTCAATCTGGATGAGTACTACCCTATGCAGCCCGACGCGCCGCAGAGCTATGTCACGTTCATGAACGAAAACCTGTTCGACCACATCGACATCAAGCGGGAAAACATTCACATCCCCGACGGCACGCTGGCGCTGGAGGAGGTAGTGACGTTTTGCCTGAACTACGAGCGGCAGATTGAGGAAGCAGGCGGGCTGGATTTGCAGATTCTGGGCATTGGCCGCACTGGCCACGTAGGCTTCAACGAACCCGGCTCGGCGCCCAACTCGGGCACGCGCCTGGTGACGCTGGACGACCTCACGCGCCGCGACGCCTCCCGCGACTTCGGCGGTAAGGAAAATGTGCCCACCAAGGCCATTACCATGGGCATCGGCACCATCTTCAAGGCCCGTGAGATTATCCTGATGGCCTGGAGCGGCAAGAAAGCGCCCATCATTAAGAAAGCGGTGGAAGGCGAGGTGTCGGGTGAGGTGCCGGCTACCTACCTGCAACTGGCCGACAACGTGGAGTTTGTACTGGACGCCGACGCCGCATCGGAGCTGACGCGCTTTGACACGCCCTGGCTGGTGAAGGACTGCATATGGGATGAAATGCTGATCAAGAAGGCCGTGATTTGGCTGTCGAACACCCTGCGCAAGCCCATCCTCAAGCTCACAGAAGAGGACTACAACAACAACGGCATGGCCCAGCTGGTCACGGAGCGCGGCCCCGCCTACAACATCAACATTCACATTTTCAATAAGCTGCAGCACACCATCACGGGATGGCCCGGCGGCAAGCCTGGCGCCGACGACTCGCAGCGCCCCGAGCGCGCCCTACCCGAGAAAAAGCGCAGCATCGTATTCTCGCCCCACCCCGACGACGACGTGATTTCAATGGGTGGTACCTTTATCCGCCTCATCGACCAGGGCCACGATGTGCACGTGGCGTATCAGACCTCGGGCAATACCGCGGTGTGGGACGACGACGTGCTGCGCTACATGGAGTTTGCCATTGACCTAGAAAACAGCCTGGGTCGCGACAGCAGCGAGCTGCAAACGGTGTACGACAACATGCGCCAGTTTATCCAGCAGAAGCAGCCCAACCAGGTGGATACGCAGGAGATTCGGAACGTGAAGAGCTATATCCGGAAGAGCGAGGCTATTGCGGGCGCCCGCTACGCCGGTCTGCCCGACAGCCACATTCACTTCCAGGCCCTACCCTTCTACGAGTCGGGCAAAACGTCGAAGTACCCCGTAACGGACGCCGACATTGAGCTGACCATGGAGCTGTTGCAACAGGTGAAGCCTCACCAGGTATTCGTGGCTGGCGACTTTGCCGACCCCAACGGTACCCATATTGTGTGCTTCAATATTATAGCTGAGTCGTTGCGCCGCCTGAAGCAGACCGAGGACTGGGTGCAGGATTGCTGGGTGTGGATGTACCGCGGCGCCTGGCACGAGTTTAAGCCCTACGAGATTGAAATGGCCGTGCCCCTGTCGCCGCTGGAGGTGATTCGCAAGCGCAACGCCATCTTCAAGCACCAAAGCCAGAAAGACACGCCCGTATTCCCCGGCGACGACTCCCGCGAGTTCTGGGTGCGCGCCGAGCAGCGTAACCGCGAAACTGCCTTGCAATACGACAACCTAGGCCTAGCTGATTACGAGGCCATGGAGGCCTTCGTGCGCTGGCATTTTTAAGGGGGTAGGGTAGTTTCTTACTCCTGTCATCCTGAGCTTGCGAAGGACCTTATCACGTAACAACGACTTGTTTTCACGTGATAAGGTCCTTCGCAGGCTCAGGATGACAGGAGCAAGACAAACGGTGAAACTTTCCGCTACACGCACACAGCAGGCCGCTTTCGGGTAGGCGCGCAGAAGTAAATAGAATGACCTACACCAACTACATCGGCATCGACATCGGGGGCACCAAGGTGCACATCGGCGTGGTGCAGGATGGGCAGATTGTACACGAAGTCCGCTTCGAAACCTCGGCGCAGGCACCACAGGAGCAGATTCTGGGGGAACTGGTGCGGCATATTCAACTGATGCTGGATACGGCCGACGTAGCCGGTATTGGTATTGGCGTGCCAGGGCTGGTAGACGAGCAGCAGGGCGTAGTGCACAACGTGCAGAATATCCCCTCATGGCGGGAAGTGCGGCTGAAGGAGCACCTCGCCGCCCACTTCGCGCAGCCCGTGTATATGACCAATGATGCCAATGCCTTTGCCGTGGGCGAAAAGATCTTCGGCCAGGGCCAGCCCTACGCCAACCT from Hymenobacter aerilatus harbors:
- the nagB gene encoding glucosamine-6-phosphate deaminase produces the protein MARLNLLEETRFEKLLVTVYPDKQIASVKVAERIARLIRRKQEAGEQAVLGLATGATPVGVYEELVRLHKEEGLSFQNVVTFNLDEYYPMQPDAPQSYVTFMNENLFDHIDIKRENIHIPDGTLALEEVVTFCLNYERQIEEAGGLDLQILGIGRTGHVGFNEPGSAPNSGTRLVTLDDLTRRDASRDFGGKENVPTKAITMGIGTIFKAREIILMAWSGKKAPIIKKAVEGEVSGEVPATYLQLADNVEFVLDADAASELTRFDTPWLVKDCIWDEMLIKKAVIWLSNTLRKPILKLTEEDYNNNGMAQLVTERGPAYNINIHIFNKLQHTITGWPGGKPGADDSQRPERALPEKKRSIVFSPHPDDDVISMGGTFIRLIDQGHDVHVAYQTSGNTAVWDDDVLRYMEFAIDLENSLGRDSSELQTVYDNMRQFIQQKQPNQVDTQEIRNVKSYIRKSEAIAGARYAGLPDSHIHFQALPFYESGKTSKYPVTDADIELTMELLQQVKPHQVFVAGDFADPNGTHIVCFNIIAESLRRLKQTEDWVQDCWVWMYRGAWHEFKPYEIEMAVPLSPLEVIRKRNAIFKHQSQKDTPVFPGDDSREFWVRAEQRNRETALQYDNLGLADYEAMEAFVRWHF